A single genomic interval of Streptomyces sp. BA2 harbors:
- a CDS encoding penicillin acylase family protein, with protein sequence MRTRSRRLTALGISLLTATALLPSSAATAGAADARDDRQSGGGLSATVRYTQYGIPHILAKDYENLGFGTGWAQAADQVCTLAEGYVTVRGERSRYFGPDGKPDGSLSSATTNLSSDLYFGGVRDTRTVEKLLDQPAPAGPSATTKKLMHGFAAGYNAWLKQNRVTDPACKGAKWLRPITSLDVARQGFAVQVLGGQGRGIDGITAAQPPSSRAPDRAADPERTAKAARKLFSADEAVMGSNAVAFSGKTTANGKGLLLGNPHYPWQGGRRFWQSQQTIPGELNVSGGSLLGTSVVNIGFNGDVAWSHTVATGVTLNLHQLTLDPADPTTYLVDGKREKMTKRTVEVPVKDGAPVTRTQWWTRYGPVTTGLGAQLPLPWSAKTAYALNDPNATNMRGSDTNLGFGKARSTEGVLKALRDTQGLPWVNTVAADRKGHSLLTQSQVLPRITDDLAQRCSTDLGKVTYPASGVAVLDGSRGDCALGSDKDALQPGVFGPSKMPTLKDAPYAENSNDSAWLTNADRPITGYERVFGTIGTQRSMRTRGAIEDVAAMAKKGGLTVKDLQKQQFANRAPAGDLAADDAARACAALPGGTATGSDGKAVDVRKACAALKAWDHSMNTDSKGALLFDRFWRKLVATVPNTQLWKVPFSAADPVRTPNTLNTAAPGFATALADAVAELSGAGIALDAPLGRNQFVVRGSERLPIHGGTESIGVWNKIEPVWDPKGGGYTEVAHGSSHIQAVGWDKGRCPQARTLLTYSQSSNPNSPHYSDQTRLYADERWVTSRFCEKDILRDPKLKVVKVREHH encoded by the coding sequence ATGCGTACCCGCTCAAGACGCCTGACGGCCCTCGGCATCAGCCTGTTGACCGCCACGGCCCTTCTGCCCTCGTCCGCCGCCACCGCCGGCGCGGCCGACGCGCGCGACGACCGCCAGTCCGGCGGCGGCCTGTCCGCGACCGTCCGCTACACCCAGTACGGCATTCCGCACATTCTCGCCAAGGACTACGAGAACCTCGGCTTCGGCACCGGCTGGGCGCAGGCCGCCGACCAGGTGTGCACCCTCGCCGAGGGATATGTGACCGTGCGCGGGGAGCGGTCACGTTACTTCGGCCCTGACGGCAAGCCCGACGGCTCGCTGTCCTCGGCGACCACCAACCTCTCCAGCGACCTCTACTTCGGCGGTGTCCGCGACACGCGCACGGTGGAGAAGCTCCTCGATCAGCCCGCCCCGGCGGGCCCGAGCGCCACGACGAAGAAGCTGATGCACGGCTTCGCGGCGGGCTACAACGCCTGGCTGAAGCAGAACCGCGTGACGGACCCCGCGTGCAAGGGCGCCAAGTGGCTGCGCCCGATCACCTCCCTGGACGTGGCCCGGCAGGGCTTCGCCGTCCAGGTCCTCGGCGGTCAGGGACGCGGCATCGACGGCATCACCGCCGCGCAGCCGCCGAGTTCGAGGGCCCCGGACCGTGCTGCCGACCCCGAACGCACCGCGAAGGCGGCGCGCAAGCTCTTCTCGGCCGACGAGGCGGTCATGGGGTCCAACGCCGTCGCGTTCAGCGGGAAGACCACCGCGAACGGCAAGGGGCTGCTGCTCGGCAATCCGCACTACCCCTGGCAGGGCGGCCGGCGCTTCTGGCAGTCGCAGCAGACCATCCCCGGCGAGCTGAACGTCTCGGGCGGTTCGCTGCTCGGCACGAGCGTCGTCAACATCGGCTTCAACGGCGATGTGGCGTGGAGCCACACGGTGGCGACCGGAGTGACCCTCAATCTGCATCAGCTCACGCTGGATCCCGCCGATCCGACCACCTATCTGGTGGACGGCAAGCGGGAGAAGATGACGAAGCGGACGGTCGAAGTGCCGGTCAAGGACGGCGCTCCGGTGACCCGCACCCAGTGGTGGACCCGGTACGGCCCGGTCACCACCGGCCTCGGCGCACAGCTTCCCCTGCCCTGGTCCGCGAAGACGGCGTACGCCCTGAACGACCCCAACGCCACGAACATGCGCGGCAGCGACACCAACCTCGGCTTCGGCAAGGCCCGCTCCACCGAAGGCGTATTGAAGGCGCTGCGCGACACGCAAGGGCTGCCCTGGGTCAACACCGTGGCCGCCGACCGCAAGGGCCACTCGCTGCTGACCCAGTCGCAGGTGCTGCCACGCATCACCGACGACCTCGCCCAGCGCTGCTCCACTGACCTGGGCAAGGTGACGTATCCGGCGTCGGGCGTGGCCGTGCTCGACGGCTCGCGCGGTGACTGCGCGCTCGGCTCGGACAAGGACGCGCTCCAGCCAGGCGTCTTCGGCCCGTCGAAGATGCCCACGCTCAAGGACGCCCCGTACGCGGAGAACTCGAACGACAGCGCCTGGCTGACCAACGCCGACCGGCCGATCACGGGCTACGAGCGGGTCTTCGGGACGATCGGCACGCAGCGCTCCATGCGGACGCGCGGCGCCATCGAAGATGTCGCGGCGATGGCGAAGAAGGGCGGCCTGACGGTCAAGGACCTCCAGAAGCAGCAGTTCGCGAACCGCGCCCCGGCGGGCGACCTGGCCGCCGACGACGCGGCGCGTGCGTGTGCCGCGCTGCCAGGGGGGACCGCAACGGGCAGCGACGGCAAGGCGGTTGACGTACGCAAGGCCTGTGCTGCCCTCAAGGCCTGGGACCACAGCATGAACACGGACAGCAAGGGCGCCCTGCTCTTCGACCGGTTCTGGCGCAAGCTGGTCGCCACCGTGCCGAACACCCAGCTGTGGAAGGTGCCGTTCTCGGCCGCCGACCCGGTGCGCACCCCGAACACCCTCAACACGGCCGCGCCCGGCTTCGCGACCGCGCTCGCCGACGCGGTGGCCGAGCTGAGCGGTGCGGGCATCGCGCTCGACGCGCCGCTGGGCAGGAACCAGTTCGTCGTACGCGGCTCGGAGCGGCTGCCGATCCACGGCGGCACGGAGTCGATCGGCGTGTGGAACAAGATCGAGCCGGTCTGGGATCCCAAGGGCGGCGGCTACACCGAGGTCGCGCACGGTTCGAGCCACATCCAGGCGGTCGGCTGGGACAAGGGCCGCTGCCCGCAGGCGCGCACGCTCCTCACCTATTCGCAGTCGTCGAACCCGAACTCGCCGCACTACAGCGATCAGACGCGGCTGTACGCCGATGAGCGCTGGGTGACGTCGCGGTTCTGCGAGAAGGACATCCTGCGCGATCCGAAGCTGAAGGTGGTGAAGGTGCGCGAGCACCACTGA
- a CDS encoding EF-hand domain-containing protein, protein MVKPSTFLDRKLSRRFSTYDTDGDGFIERADFETSVARLGEAFGHGADSGPVARLRELSLGLWDHLARVADADKDGRISEAEYKAAFAAGLLETPKSFDEGYIPFLDAIMDIADADGDGKLTREEQVRWTGALMNLPEADAREVFGRLDRNADGAIDRDELLAAIREFYFSDDPHSAGSWLLGPLDPS, encoded by the coding sequence ATGGTGAAGCCATCCACGTTCCTGGACCGCAAGCTGTCCCGGAGGTTCTCGACGTACGACACCGACGGCGACGGGTTCATCGAGCGTGCGGACTTCGAGACGTCCGTGGCCCGGCTCGGCGAGGCCTTCGGTCACGGTGCGGACTCCGGGCCCGTGGCCAGGCTGCGGGAGCTGAGCCTCGGGCTGTGGGACCACCTCGCGCGAGTCGCCGATGCCGACAAGGACGGCAGGATCAGCGAGGCGGAGTACAAGGCCGCCTTCGCGGCAGGGCTTCTCGAGACGCCGAAGTCGTTCGACGAGGGGTACATCCCGTTCCTCGACGCGATCATGGACATCGCCGACGCGGACGGCGACGGCAAGCTGACCCGGGAGGAACAGGTGCGCTGGACCGGGGCCCTGATGAACCTGCCGGAGGCGGACGCGCGGGAGGTCTTCGGCCGCCTCGACAGGAACGCCGACGGCGCCATCGACCGGGACGAACTCCTCGCCGCCATCCGGGAGTTCTACTTCAGCGACGACCCGCACTCCGCCGGCTCCTGGCTGCTCGGACCGCTCGACCCGTCGTGA
- a CDS encoding acyl-CoA synthetase encodes MPGSTPPNGFWAQAEADPDRTVLTAPDGEQWTARRLHAATNQLVHGLRAAGLERGDAFAVVLPNGVEFLTAYLAASQAGFYLVPVNHHLVGPEIAWIVADSGAKVLIAHERFAQAATDAADEAKLPATHRYSVGDVPGFRSYAELLTGQEESAPADRTLGWVMNYTSGTTGRPRGIRRPLSGKLPEESYLGGFLGIFGVKPFDGNVHLVCSPLYHTAVLQFAGAALHIGHPLVLMDKWTPEEMLRLIDTYKCTHTHMVPTQFHRLLALPEATKAAYDVSSMRHAIHGAAPCPDHVKRAMIEWWGECVEEYYAASEGGGAFATAQDWLKRPGTVGKAWPISELAVFDDDGNRLPPGELGTVYMKMSTGGFSYHKDESKTKKNRIGDFFTVGDLGLLDEDGYLYLRDRKIDMIISGGVNIYPAEIESALLTHPAVADAAAFGIPHDEWGEQVKAVVEVADGHTAGDALAADILGHCERQLAGYKRPKSVDFIEVMPRDPNGKLYKRRLREPYWEGRERVV; translated from the coding sequence ATGCCGGGCAGCACGCCCCCCAACGGCTTCTGGGCACAGGCCGAAGCGGACCCGGACCGCACGGTCCTGACCGCGCCCGACGGCGAGCAGTGGACCGCGCGACGCCTGCACGCGGCGACCAATCAACTCGTCCACGGGCTGCGCGCCGCGGGCCTTGAGCGCGGTGACGCCTTCGCCGTCGTGCTGCCCAACGGAGTCGAGTTCCTCACCGCGTACCTTGCGGCGTCGCAGGCCGGTTTCTATCTCGTCCCGGTCAATCACCACCTGGTCGGGCCCGAGATCGCCTGGATCGTCGCCGACTCCGGCGCGAAGGTGCTGATCGCGCACGAACGGTTCGCGCAGGCGGCGACCGACGCCGCCGACGAGGCGAAGCTCCCGGCCACGCACCGGTACTCCGTGGGCGATGTCCCCGGCTTCCGCTCGTACGCCGAACTCCTCACCGGACAAGAGGAGTCGGCCCCGGCCGACCGCACCCTCGGCTGGGTCATGAACTACACATCGGGCACGACGGGACGCCCGCGCGGCATCCGGCGCCCGCTGTCCGGCAAGCTCCCCGAGGAGTCGTACCTCGGCGGTTTCCTCGGCATCTTCGGCGTCAAGCCCTTCGACGGCAACGTGCACCTCGTCTGCTCGCCGCTCTACCACACCGCGGTCCTCCAGTTCGCGGGCGCCGCCCTGCACATCGGCCACCCGCTGGTCCTGATGGACAAGTGGACGCCCGAGGAGATGCTCCGTCTCATCGACACGTACAAGTGCACGCACACCCACATGGTGCCGACCCAGTTCCACCGTCTCCTCGCGCTGCCGGAGGCGACGAAGGCGGCGTACGACGTGTCGTCGATGCGCCACGCCATCCACGGCGCCGCGCCCTGCCCCGACCACGTCAAACGGGCGATGATCGAGTGGTGGGGCGAGTGCGTCGAGGAGTACTACGCGGCCAGCGAGGGCGGTGGTGCCTTCGCCACCGCGCAGGACTGGCTGAAGCGGCCCGGCACCGTCGGCAAGGCCTGGCCCATCAGTGAACTGGCCGTCTTCGACGACGACGGCAACCGACTGCCGCCCGGTGAACTCGGCACCGTCTACATGAAGATGAGCACCGGCGGGTTCTCGTACCACAAGGACGAGTCCAAGACGAAGAAGAACCGCATCGGCGACTTCTTCACCGTCGGCGACCTCGGTCTCCTGGACGAGGACGGCTACCTCTACCTCCGCGACCGCAAGATCGACATGATCATCTCGGGCGGCGTCAACATCTACCCCGCCGAGATCGAGTCCGCACTGCTCACCCACCCCGCCGTCGCGGACGCCGCCGCGTTCGGCATCCCGCACGACGAGTGGGGCGAGCAGGTCAAGGCGGTCGTCGAGGTCGCCGATGGCCACACGGCGGGCGACGCCCTGGCCGCCGACATCCTCGGCCACTGCGAGCGCCAACTGGCGGGCTACAAACGGCCGAAGAGCGTCGACTTCATCGAGGTCATGCCGCGCGACCCGAACGGCAAGCTCTACAAGCGGCGGCTGCGCGAGCCGTACTGGGAGGGCAGGGAGCGCGTCGTCTAG
- a CDS encoding NAD(P)H-dependent flavin oxidoreductase, with amino-acid sequence MQTDLSRKLGIEHAIFGFTPFPAVAAAISRAGGFGVLGAVRYTAPDELARDLDWMQEHVDDRPYGLDVVMPAKKVEGVSEADVEAMIPEGHRQFVKDTLGKHGVPELAEGEASGWRITGWMEQVARNQLDVAFDYPIKLLANALGSPPADVIQRAHENDVLVAALAGSARHARKHADAGIDVVVAQGYEAGGHTGEIASMVLTPEAVEAVAPLPVLAAGGIGSGEQIAAAFALGAQGVWLGSLWLTTTEADLHSRALTDKLLAAGSGDTVRSRALTGKPARQLRTEWTDAWDDPDGPGTLPMPLQGLLVAEAVSRIQKYEVQALLGTPVGQIVGRMNSERSVQAVFDDLTRGFERAIDRVNRIAGRD; translated from the coding sequence ATGCAGACAGATCTGAGCAGGAAACTGGGGATCGAGCACGCCATCTTCGGCTTCACGCCCTTCCCGGCGGTAGCGGCCGCCATCAGCAGGGCGGGCGGATTCGGTGTGCTCGGCGCGGTCCGTTACACGGCGCCCGACGAGCTGGCCCGGGATCTCGACTGGATGCAGGAGCATGTCGACGACCGGCCCTACGGACTGGACGTCGTGATGCCGGCGAAGAAGGTCGAGGGGGTGAGCGAGGCCGACGTCGAGGCGATGATCCCCGAAGGGCACCGGCAGTTCGTCAAGGACACCCTCGGCAAGCACGGCGTACCCGAACTCGCCGAAGGGGAGGCATCCGGCTGGCGCATCACCGGGTGGATGGAGCAGGTCGCCCGCAACCAGCTCGACGTCGCCTTCGACTACCCGATCAAGCTGCTCGCCAACGCGCTCGGCTCACCGCCCGCCGACGTCATCCAGCGCGCCCACGAGAACGACGTACTCGTCGCCGCCCTCGCGGGCAGCGCCCGGCACGCGCGCAAGCACGCCGACGCGGGCATCGACGTCGTCGTCGCGCAGGGCTACGAGGCGGGCGGCCACACCGGCGAGATCGCCTCCATGGTCCTGACCCCGGAAGCCGTCGAGGCCGTCGCGCCGCTGCCGGTGCTCGCGGCGGGCGGCATCGGCAGCGGGGAGCAGATCGCGGCCGCGTTCGCGCTCGGCGCGCAGGGCGTGTGGCTCGGCTCCCTCTGGCTCACCACGACGGAGGCCGACCTCCACTCGCGGGCGCTCACCGACAAGCTCCTGGCGGCGGGCTCGGGCGACACGGTCCGCTCGCGCGCCCTGACGGGCAAGCCCGCACGCCAGTTGCGCACCGAATGGACCGACGCCTGGGACGACCCGGACGGGCCCGGCACACTCCCCATGCCGCTACAGGGGCTCCTGGTCGCCGAGGCGGTCTCACGCATCCAGAAGTACGAGGTCCAGGCGCTGCTCGGCACGCCCGTCGGGCAGATCGTCGGCCGTATGAACAGCGAACGCAGCGTCCAGGCGGTCTTCGATGACCTGACCCGCGGTTTCGAGCGCGCCATCGACCGCGTGAACCGCATCGCCGGACGCGACTGA
- a CDS encoding serine hydrolase, whose product MAEDSGAASGRAGGGTSDRAGGGASDRAGGALSRRQLGARVVALGGALALVPFPAGPAAAAASANGAGHSTLRPGSPERAGLLAGHLRQLVADAEQFLGPSPKHPWYAGAVLLAGRGGTVALHQPIGKAVRYSAYDEKTDTGVELPADRQIPMAKDTVFDLASVSKLFTSLLAVQQIERGKLELEAKVASYLPDFGGAGKQDITIRQLLTHTSGFRAWIPLFKEPTREGRLRLIWNEAPLNPPGTKYLYSDLNLISLQLVLEEITGRQLDALLHDEITAPLGMHRTRYNPPASWQPKIAATEDARLPWSGLDRGMVWGEVHDENAFSFGGVAGHAGVFSCAWDLAILGRTLLNGGVYGRSRILSAESVKLMFTDFNTDFPGDEHGLGFELYQHWYMGAMATPRTAGHTGFTGTSLVLDPTTDSFLVILGNSVHPVRSWRSGSAPRVAAANHLARAVPVRPARGRTAWFSGMANATTATLTLPPLSLTTDRARLRCSLWWDTEPGSDVLRLEASGDDGSTWQPVPFTTDRKGSAPRQHPDGTASGWAGRVWHRLTADLAQWRGQRVRLRWRYATDRLYVGRGAYADGLRVEDGGRTAFDEARLADAARVEAVGWAPSAD is encoded by the coding sequence ATGGCCGAGGACAGCGGGGCGGCGTCGGGCAGAGCGGGTGGCGGAACGTCCGACAGAGCGGGGGGCGGAGCGTCCGACAGAGCAGGTGGCGCACTGAGCCGTCGCCAACTGGGCGCGCGGGTCGTGGCGTTGGGCGGTGCGCTCGCGCTGGTGCCGTTCCCCGCGGGTCCCGCCGCGGCGGCGGCGTCCGCGAACGGCGCCGGGCACTCGACACTGCGGCCCGGCAGCCCCGAGCGCGCCGGACTGCTCGCCGGGCATCTGCGGCAACTGGTCGCCGACGCCGAACAGTTCCTCGGCCCCTCCCCCAAGCACCCCTGGTACGCGGGCGCCGTCCTGCTCGCGGGCCGCGGCGGCACGGTCGCCCTGCACCAGCCGATCGGCAAGGCGGTGCGCTACTCGGCGTACGACGAGAAGACCGACACCGGCGTCGAGCTGCCGGCCGACCGGCAGATCCCGATGGCCAAGGACACGGTCTTCGATCTCGCCTCCGTCTCCAAGCTGTTCACCTCGCTGCTCGCGGTGCAGCAGATCGAGCGGGGGAAGCTGGAGCTTGAGGCGAAGGTGGCCTCGTACCTCCCCGATTTCGGGGGCGCGGGCAAGCAGGACATCACCATCCGGCAGCTCCTCACCCACACTTCGGGCTTCCGCGCCTGGATCCCCCTCTTCAAGGAACCCACGCGCGAGGGCCGGTTGCGCCTCATCTGGAACGAGGCGCCGCTCAACCCGCCCGGCACCAAGTACCTCTACTCGGACCTGAATCTGATCTCGCTCCAGCTGGTCCTCGAAGAGATCACGGGTCGTCAGTTGGATGCACTGCTCCACGACGAGATCACCGCTCCACTCGGGATGCACCGCACGCGCTACAACCCGCCCGCGTCCTGGCAGCCGAAGATCGCCGCCACCGAGGACGCCCGCCTGCCGTGGTCGGGCCTCGACCGCGGCATGGTGTGGGGCGAGGTGCACGACGAGAACGCCTTCAGCTTCGGCGGGGTAGCGGGACACGCCGGGGTCTTCTCCTGTGCCTGGGACCTGGCGATCCTCGGCCGCACGCTGCTCAACGGCGGGGTTTACGGCCGCTCCCGCATCCTCTCCGCCGAGTCCGTGAAGCTGATGTTCACCGACTTCAACACCGACTTCCCCGGCGACGAGCACGGTCTGGGCTTCGAGCTCTACCAGCACTGGTACATGGGCGCGATGGCGACGCCGCGCACCGCGGGCCACACGGGGTTCACCGGCACCTCCCTCGTCCTGGACCCGACGACCGACTCCTTCCTCGTGATCCTCGGCAACTCGGTTCACCCGGTGCGCAGTTGGCGCTCCGGATCGGCCCCCAGGGTGGCGGCCGCGAACCACCTGGCACGCGCCGTACCCGTTCGCCCCGCGCGCGGGCGCACCGCCTGGTTCTCCGGCATGGCGAACGCCACGACGGCCACCCTGACCCTGCCGCCGCTCTCCCTCACCACGGACCGGGCGAGGCTGCGGTGTTCGCTGTGGTGGGACACCGAGCCGGGGTCGGACGTGCTGCGGCTCGAAGCCTCGGGCGACGACGGCTCGACATGGCAGCCGGTGCCGTTCACGACGGACCGCAAGGGGTCGGCGCCCCGGCAGCACCCCGACGGCACGGCGTCAGGCTGGGCGGGGCGCGTCTGGCACCGGCTGACCGCGGACCTCGCGCAGTGGCGTGGTCAACGGGTGCGGCTGCGCTGGCGGTACGCGACGGACCGGCTCTACGTGGGGCGCGGCGCGTACGCGGACGGGCTGCGGGTGGAGGACGGCGGCCGCACCGCCTTCGACGAGGCACGGCTCGCCGACGCGGCGCGCGTCGAGGCGGTGGGCTGGGCGCCGTCGGCCGACTGA
- a CDS encoding phytoene desaturase family protein: MPPRDRYDAVIVGGGHNGLVAAAYLARAGRSVLLLERLSGTGGAAVSSRPFAGVDARLSRYSYLVSLLPRKIVRDLDLDFRVRTRTVSSYTPTERDGRPAGLLVGGGDARTKDAFERLTGGPREYEAWREFYAMTGHVAEQVFPTLTEPLPTRDALRERIDDEAAWRALFEEPIGTAIEERFADDLVRGVVLTDALIGTFADAHDPSLRQNRCFLYHVIGGGTGDWNVPVGGMGALTGALADSARAAGAELATDHEVTRIESDGQTAEVTYRTPEREATVAARHVLVNASPQELAALVGDTPPAPAEGAQLKVNMLLERLPRLRDTSVDPHEAFAGTFHIGEGYGELATAYAQAASGELPAAPPSEIYCHSLTDPSILAPELVERGCQTLTLFGLHTPARLFAHDNDAVRAELLKSTLAQLDAHLAEPLADCLATDAEGRPCIEAKTPLDLERDLRLPGGNIFHRDLAFPYAQDGTGRWGVETRHANVLLCGAGAVRGGGVSGIPGHNAAMAALGE; this comes from the coding sequence ATGCCCCCTCGCGATCGATACGACGCCGTCATCGTCGGCGGCGGTCACAACGGACTCGTGGCCGCCGCCTATCTCGCCCGCGCCGGGCGCTCCGTCCTGCTCCTGGAGCGGCTCTCCGGAACCGGCGGTGCCGCCGTGTCCAGTCGCCCCTTCGCCGGTGTCGACGCCCGGCTCTCGCGCTACTCGTATCTGGTGAGCCTGCTGCCGCGGAAGATCGTCAGGGACCTCGACCTGGACTTCCGGGTACGCACCCGCACCGTCTCCTCCTACACGCCGACCGAACGCGACGGGCGCCCGGCCGGACTGCTCGTCGGCGGGGGAGACGCGCGCACGAAGGACGCGTTCGAGCGGCTCACCGGCGGTCCGCGCGAGTACGAGGCCTGGCGGGAGTTCTACGCCATGACGGGGCACGTCGCCGAGCAGGTGTTCCCCACGCTCACCGAGCCCCTGCCCACACGCGACGCCCTGCGCGAGCGGATCGATGACGAAGCCGCCTGGCGCGCGCTGTTCGAGGAGCCCATCGGCACCGCCATCGAGGAGCGCTTCGCCGACGACCTCGTACGCGGGGTGGTGCTCACCGACGCCCTCATCGGGACGTTCGCCGACGCCCACGACCCGTCCCTGCGGCAGAACCGCTGCTTCCTCTACCACGTCATCGGCGGCGGCACCGGCGACTGGAACGTGCCCGTCGGCGGCATGGGCGCACTCACCGGCGCCCTCGCGGACTCGGCCCGCGCCGCGGGCGCCGAACTCGCCACGGACCACGAGGTCACCCGCATCGAATCGGACGGACAGACCGCCGAGGTCACCTACCGCACCCCCGAGCGCGAGGCCACCGTCGCCGCCCGGCACGTCCTGGTCAACGCCTCACCGCAGGAACTCGCCGCGCTCGTCGGTGACACACCGCCCGCCCCGGCCGAAGGCGCCCAGCTCAAGGTCAACATGCTGCTCGAACGGCTGCCGAGGCTGCGCGACACCTCGGTCGACCCGCACGAAGCCTTCGCCGGGACCTTCCACATCGGGGAGGGCTACGGGGAGTTGGCTACCGCGTACGCCCAGGCCGCGTCCGGAGAACTGCCCGCCGCGCCGCCGTCCGAGATCTACTGCCACTCCCTGACCGATCCCAGCATCCTCGCCCCCGAGCTCGTGGAGCGCGGCTGTCAGACCCTCACCCTCTTCGGGCTTCACACGCCCGCCCGCCTCTTCGCCCACGACAACGACGCCGTACGGGCCGAACTCCTGAAGTCGACCCTGGCGCAGCTGGACGCGCACCTGGCCGAGCCGCTCGCCGACTGCCTCGCCACCGACGCCGAAGGCCGCCCCTGCATCGAGGCCAAGACACCGCTGGACCTGGAACGCGACCTGCGCCTGCCCGGCGGCAACATCTTCCACCGCGACCTCGCCTTCCCCTACGCCCAGGACGGCACAGGCCGCTGGGGCGTGGAGACACGGCACGCGAACGTCCTGCTGTGCGGTGCGGGCGCCGTACGCGGCGGCGGGGTCAGCGGCATTCCAGGGCACAACGCCGCGATGGCGGCGTTGGGGGAGTAG